In the genome of Zygosaccharomyces rouxii strain CBS732 chromosome G complete sequence, the window TTCATTCTTTGCGATGTGATGAGCCCAGTCAGCTGGAGTCAAGACCTCAGATTCATCGATGTAATCAACTTCTAGTGCTTGCAAAATTTGAGCTTCAACGAGGTGACCAATACGAACCTTTGCCATAACTGGAATGGAAACGTTTGCcataatttctttgatcatCTTAGGATCAGACATACGACAAACTTGACCAGATTTTCTCATATCAGCAGGAATTCTTTCAAGTGCCATCACGGCACAAGCACCAGCTCTTTCTGCAATCTTGGCCTGTTCTGGTGTCACCACATCCATGATGACACCTCCCTTTAGCATTTGTGCTAATCCACTCTTAATCTTAAACTCACTCATAataattgttcttcagtTGTTGTATGACGATTTGTCTTCGAAGATTTGACGAAATGTTCGGTTCTGAATCGTTCAACGATGATTTTATACTTCTGATACCAAACTGattctgaaattttttttttttttcacctgccaaatatttcaccaatttttgacTCTGAAAAAAAGCATACTTCCAAAAATGCGTACTTCCAAAAACATACTACCAATATGAGTCATTTACTAATATCTGGCGGGTTGGCTTTTCAATACAGGAAACTCTATCCttgatggtaaaaaaaacaacCCAAAAAAAACAACCCAAATCTTCAAGAGAAAGTAAGAGAATTCTTGATGACGCATTAATTCTATGATAAGGTAGATTCACCAATGGGTACTTTGCGcatttgcatttggtggatATTAATAGTCATAACCCAAGAGATCTTATGATTTAATCTTGTATCTTGTCCCTGAATGTTCGTCTAGTCTTTCTCGACCTCttaattcaattttcagcaaatttttcatagCTTTCCACTTTTTCCACCACTTCTGATAAGAACAGCAGCACAGTAATGACGACAAGCAATACTCAGGGTCCACAAAGCAGTAAGACTATCGGTGTCTTAGCACTACAAGGTGCATTTATTGAACATATCCAACATTTAAACCGATGCATAGAACAAAATAGCTACAACCTAAAGGTTATAGCGGTAAGAACGGCTGAAGAGTTAAATCAATGCGATGCTCTTGTTATTCCAGGTGGTGAATCTACCTCGATGTCATTAATCGCTCAAAGAACAGGGATGTACCAACCACTTTACGAATTTGTTCATAATCCTTCCAAAGCCATCTGGGGTACATGTGCGGGCTTAATCTATATCTCTAAGGAAGTTTCCAATGAGAAAGACTTGTTAAAACCATTAGAACTCCTAGAAGTTAAAGTTAAGAGAAACGCATTTGGTAGACAGGCTCAGTCTTTTATCAAAGATTGCGATTTTTCCAGTTTTGCTCCAGGCGTTCACGATTTCCCAGCTGTTTTCATTAGAGCTCCcgttattgaagaaattttagatCCTAAGCATGTGAAGCCACTTTACTCTTTGGATAACGGATTGATTGTAGCTGCCgttcaaaatgaaaacatTTTGGCCACTTCATTCCACCCAGAACTGGCGGAAGATGATATTAGATTCCACGATTGGTTCATCAAAAGGTTTGTTATCAAACAATAATGATTTGATCAGCACCTATTTCCCCGCTCATTAGTATTCGTTTGTTGTAGAAAAGGGATCTGGGTACTACTATTTTGCGTCCTTTTAGTTCGTAGATGTCCTGTAATTTAATAAAGTTGAGATGTTGGAAACTGTCCTTAACAATTATTTGACATTGGAAAAACGTTTCAATGTTCATCGATTTTGGATCTAGAGTGCGATGGCATACGTTGCCATGTACTTCTGAAGTGTAACAGTCGCCCACCATCTGTTCAATTCGGTCTACAACGTCCCACCAATACAACGTTTGAGCTCCACGAACCGTGAGAAGGCGACAGTTTGGCGGTAATAGCATCTTgttaaaatcaatttcaccaactcgtaccaatttcaattctctcaaATTTTCCCATCTCGTAAAATCTGCAACACCTGTTTTGCAAAGTGATCCTGCTTGCAAAAGTTGTAGAAAGACGATTCTCTTTTTAGCCATATAGTTTATAGTTTTACCGGGATTATCTCTCACACCGTGGAAATTTACCAAACTCTCATACAATCGATCACCTCGAAAAATTAAACGTTGAAGGCctttcatcaaatccatCGTTTGAATCACTTTAATAACGGTAGGGTCCTTAATTCTATAGGATGCAGTCTCAAAATCGTCTtgatcatcaatttcaattggctcatcatcttcatcttcctgCTCAAATTGAATCTGGTTGACAAAATCTAAAACCTTATCCCTTTGCATATCGTGTAGAATTCTGGCCACTAAATCATATCTTAAATACTCTAAATTGAGCTTCAAATATGTCAATTCGATCTGGTCATTCTCGTCATCTATCCATTTTGCATATTCTCTATAGGTATACCAATTCCAAAGCATGTAATTTTTATCGAAGAAGGACACTCTAACTCTACCATCCAAATAGATTAAGTTTATTGGCCCAATCAGTTCACCTTCATACAAATGGTTTAACCGCATACAATCTAGTACAATACAATCGTATCGTAACCATAATGAATACTCGAGCCATCTATCCACCAGAGAGGGTACATAATCAAATATATTCAAATATGGCTCAAAAATAGAGTAGAGTCGTTTTCTCAATAGCTGTTGATGCCTACTAGGTTTATAAGGCTCGGCGGGCAATTTGATTACATCTGCAAAATATAATCCTTGTACAATATCAGGCCCTAAATCGACAAATTGACCATCAAGATGGAAATATACCTGCTTTCTAATGTCTATTGGTAATCCCAAGAAAAAAGCAACATCCATCGAACCTTTTGACTTTGTAATCGCATGATATAAACCCTTCCTCTAGGTTAAGGTTCATCTCATCgaagaagatcaagagcGCGCAACTTTTGCAGACGCGTATTAGTCCTTCAACTTGACAACAAATTAGCTGGAGAAGTGCCAGTATCCACGATTCTTCCAGGTCTCTAATGAGCTTAGATCAGTTGAAGATTGAACTCAAGACATGGGAATATGAGTTTCAAAATAAGAACGAAAGGCCACCTACAAAAGATGATATTAAGCGGCTTCCagaaatcaaaaaaatgtACAAACAGTACCAGGCACTTAAGAGACAGAATACCGATGTCTCCCAAGTCCCTAAAGTCGTCGTGATGCCTTCAAAGAACGATACATCTCCCAAAAAAGCTGTAACGACAAAGAAGAATGATTTCAACAATGTAGAATTAGGACCGACTCCTCAAATTTACGGTAAGGCTATAAGTATCTTTGAGATGAAACTTTCACCAGTGAAAAAAGCTCTaaactttgaagaaatcaacGAGACGTCTTCCGATCAACCTGTTGATGCTGTTCAAGATGACACAAAGAGGCAATTGGAGTTCCCCTCGAATACGCCAAATTCTTCACCTTTCAAGAAACCCAAACCGGTAGAATTGAAGTACTATGGGCCCAATTCCCCGTTGAAGCTAGAAGAAGAGAATATAAGATTGAGTATAAGGAATGGTTCACCTTTAAAGCGAACGCCTCAAAAGAATATGAATTCAAACAACGATTTGACTTCTTTTAGCCCCTCACCACTAGTTAAAAGACCTTTGACTAAATCTCTACTTGAACTAGCCAAGGAACATGAGGAGTTCCTTCGAGAATTTAACGAGAATAATGGCAAAGAGAATATTTTCACTCAAGAAACAGAAGATTCTTCAGATGAGCAACATGAAGACGATGGACAAGTGGAGTATCAGGAGAAGAAAActaagaaaagaaaaatactTCGTAGATTGGTTACAAGTGAGGAAAGTAAAGTGGTTCCCAAAGATATTTCTAAGGAATTGcttaaattgaaaaaacaacaagTGAATGAATTCTTAGGTAATGAAGCCGccgaagaagatgaagaaaatgatcaCAATGATACAGATAAGGCCAATGAAACTCAAACACCTGCGCCCAAACCCAAACCGAGAAAGCGTGCTAGCAAGTATAACCTGGTTAGTAACAATTTCAGAAGATTGAAACTACCGAGAAAGCATGCTGGTAACCGCCGTTGGCCAAGAAGGTAACGAACGACCCCTCTAATCATATTTACGATAataaagaacaaaaaaaaagaaaaaaaaattcgatGTTTTCTGGATTAGTTTTTATAGTTTAATATAACTGGTAGGACCTGTATGTAAacgtatatatatgtgCATTATAATCAATTAGTCAAAAGTTGTAACATACCTTCAATCTTTTGTGCTTCCTTAGCATTGTAAACTTCTTGTCTAACTTTATCCTTTAGACTCAACACCAATTCCCTCAAGACAATAGAATTTTCTAATGCGCTACCGTACATTTCTAACACAACGGCAATCCAATCTGCCACCACAGGTGCAGATCGGACATCTTCAATACCTTTTAAACACCAATTCAGTAGAGGTTCCAAAGAAGCTTCATCTCTACCATACAATGCCACCCGGATTTTACCACGCTTACGTAATTCTTGTAGTACCGTTAAAGTTAATTCTTTAGCCATACCTGGAATAAATGCACTGTCAAGAGCTTCTGCCCATTTGAATTGGTTGATATTTTTCTCGAAAGCCCGTATACGTTGCGTTTGCCTTAATTTATCATTGTGGATAATATATTCTTGATCACCTTGATATTCTGAACCACGCATCATTCTTTGGTAGTTGTTACTCTTTGTAGCCCTAGGTGCTGTAGAAGGTAAAGAATCTGCCTGCTTGTTCTTACCCTTTGTTCTAATAGCTAATAAACCAGATGACATACCTGCAACCAAATGCTTAGTGCCTTGAGCATCACCAGGTGAAAGGGCACAACTTAGCACAGCACCTGAAAACTTCCAACCGAATTTTACACGATAATTGTCCAAAGGATCAAATACTTTGACGTGACCATCCAGCGAAGATGCAAGTAAAGTGGATTGCGCAGCAGAGTCTGAACTTTCCACATAATCTAAACAAGTCACAGTCTTATTGAAATTACCGCGCTcatacaattttttattacTTGTTAAGTCCCatactttgaaattagaTCCACCACAGGAAGCCACTTGAGTTGGGGAAACAGCTACAATGTCTTCTACCGGTACCCCATGATCTAGCGAATACACTGGAGCAGCTCCATTAACTCTTGTATCATATAATCTAACATGACCATCGTAAGAACCTGTCATCACCAAATGTGGAGCCGCTGGAACGAAATTTACTGAACGAACATAGTCTGAGGCTCCTTTAAGCTCTAACTGTGGCTCATATGATTGAGAAATATCCCATACTCTAGTAATTCTATCATCGCTCGCTGTGACTAAGGATTTTGAATCATgggaatgaaattttgtgACATGTGTGGGATGAGTAGAAGCATTGATAGATACGAGTAAAGCTCTAGGGTTATAACTGTCATAAACAGAAACTAAACCAGTGGCATCACCAGCACATAAAAGCTTACCATCATTTCTAAAAGATGCGGAATAGACAACATCCTTGAATCTGGAGAAAGTCTTTATCACCTGTCTTGTCCTCGAGGAAAAAAGCTGTACACGTGTAGAAGAAGTTACTGCAAAATCGTGTGGATGTACAGGATTAAAGGCAATATGTGTAACACTATTATGTTCTTTAACCAGTTGTGCCGATGAGTACTGGCGCCAATAACGCTGCTCGGGTGTAGTTTGCTGCGGAAGGACTGGCGCCTTTGCGGTAACAATTCTAGGTCTCGTAGAAGACATCAAGAATACTATCGCAGAGGTTTAGACTCCAATTCAAAGGTCTCTTCCTTACAATGTCTAAACATCCATTCTTCATTGCATAGTTT includes:
- the SNO1 gene encoding putative pyridoxal 5'-phosphate synthase (similar to uniprot|P43544 Saccharomyces cerevisiae YFL060C SNO3 Protein of unknown function nearly identical to Sno2p expression is induced before the diauxic shift and also in the absence of thiamin and uniprot|P53823 Saccharomyces cerevisiae YNL334C SNO2 and uniprot|Q03144 Saccharomyces cerevisiae YMR095C SNO1); the protein is MTTSNTQGPQSSKTIGVLALQGAFIEHIQHLNRCIEQNSYNLKVIAVRTAEELNQCDALVIPGGESTSMSLIAQRTGMYQPLYEFVHNPSKAIWGTCAGLIYISKEVSNEKDLLKPLELLEVKVKRNAFGRQAQSFIKDCDFSSFAPGVHDFPAVFIRAPVIEEILDPKHVKPLYSLDNGLIVAAVQNENILATSFHPELAEDDIRFHDWFIKRFVIKQ
- the CTF13 gene encoding Ctf13p (similar to uniprot|P35203 Saccharomyces cerevisiae YMR094W CTF13 Subunit of the CBF3 complex which binds to the CDE III element of centromeres bending the DNA upon binding and may be involved in sister chromatid cohesion during mitosis), which gives rise to MDVAFFLGLPIDIRKQVYFHLDGQFVDLGPDIVQGLYFADVIKLPAEPYKPSRHQQLLRKRLYSIFEPYLNIFDYVPSLVDRWLEYSLWLRYDCIVLDCMRLNHLYEGELIGPINLIYLDGRVRVSFFDKNYMLWNWYTYREYAKWIDDENDQIELTYLKLNLEYLRYDLVARILHDMQRDKVLDFVNQIQFEQEDEDDEPIEIDDQDDFETASYRIKDPTVIKVIQTMDLMKGLQRLIFRGDRLYESLVNFHGVRDNPGKTINYMAKKRIVFLQLLQAGSLCKTGVADFTRWENLRELKLVRVGEIDFNKMLLPPNCRLLTVRGAQTLYWWDVVDRIEQMVGDCYTSEVHGNVCHRTLDPKSMNIETFFQCQIIVKDSFQHLNFIKLQDIYELKGRKIVVPRSLFYNKRILMSGEIGADQIIIV
- the SLD2 gene encoding Sld2p (similar to uniprot|Q75DR2 Ashbya gossypii ABL045W ABL045Wp and weakly similar to YKL108W uniprot|P34252 Saccharomyces cerevisiae YKL108W SLD2 Protein required for DNA replication phosphorylated in S phase by S-phase cyclin-dependent kinases (Cdks) phosphorylation is essential for DNA replication and for complex formation with Dpb11p potential Cdc28p substrate), producing the protein MSLDQLKIELKTWEYEFQNKNERPPTKDDIKRLPEIKKMYKQYQALKRQNTDVSQVPKVVVMPSKNDTSPKKAVTTKKNDFNNVELGPTPQIYGKAISIFEMKLSPVKKALNFEEINETSSDQPVDAVQDDTKRQLEFPSNTPNSSPFKKPKPVELKYYGPNSPLKLEEENIRLSIRNGSPLKRTPQKNMNSNNDLTSFSPSPLVKRPLTKSLLELAKEHEEFLREFNENNGKENIFTQETEDSSDEQHEDDGQVEYQEKKTKKRKILRRLVTSEESKVVPKDISKELLKLKKQQVNEFLGNEAAEEDEENDHNDTDKANETQTPAPKPKPRKRASKYNLVSNNFRRLKLPRKHAGNRRWPRR
- the UTP15 gene encoding snoRNA-binding rRNA-processing protein UTP15 (highly similar to uniprot|Q04305 Saccharomyces cerevisiae YMR093W UTP15 Nucleolar protein component of the small subunit (SSU) processome containing the U3 snoRNA that is involved in processing of pre-18S rRNA) — translated: MSSTRPRIVTAKAPVLPQQTTPEQRYWRQYSSAQLVKEHNSVTHIAFNPVHPHDFAVTSSTRVQLFSSRTRQVIKTFSRFKDVVYSASFRNDGKLLCAGDATGLVSVYDSYNPRALLVSINASTHPTHVTKFHSHDSKSLVTASDDRITRVWDISQSYEPQLELKGASDYVRSVNFVPAAPHLVMTGSYDGHVRLYDTRVNGAAPVYSLDHGVPVEDIVAVSPTQVASCGGSNFKVWDLTSNKKLYERGNFNKTVTCLDYVESSDSAAQSTLLASSLDGHVKVFDPLDNYRVKFGWKFSGAVLSCALSPGDAQGTKHLVAGMSSGLLAIRTKGKNKQADSLPSTAPRATKSNNYQRMMRGSEYQGDQEYIIHNDKLRQTQRIRAFEKNINQFKWAEALDSAFIPGMAKELTLTVLQELRKRGKIRVALYGRDEASLEPLLNWCLKGIEDVRSAPVVADWIAVVLEMYGSALENSIVLRELVLSLKDKVRQEVYNAKEAQKIEGMLQLLTN